The genome window GTAAGGATGCTGTGCAACACGAGCACAGCGCGTGTGcaaggggcaggcaggcagagcgcgtctcccctttccctttgggTGTGCAGCGcgctccttccccagctgcatAACTAACCCgctcctcttccttctgcaaaGGCAGCCGGACGATGCCGAGCATATTCTCCTACCAGAGCGCCGAAGTCGACTGGTGTGAAGGCAACTTTGAGCACTCGACAGTCATTGCAGAGTACTACAACACCGTGAGTGCAGGCGCGTCCAAGGGGCAGGCGGGGGCGTGAAGGGGGACGGCTGCGGGCACCCAGGAGCTGCACCTGGGAGATGAGATGGGgcagccttttttcctctcctgctgcttgctcCTCTGAATGTACCTGTCTTGGAGGGTGTTTGTGCGGGGGACATTTTCTGAGCTTCAGGTAAATCACGGGGCTTTCGTTGCgtactgcaggcagctgcccaccaagcgggctggggctggggatcCTTTGGGCACGCGTGGGGCTGAGTTCCCACTGAGCAGTCTGGCAGTGCTCCTTAGCCCAGATTTGTGAGATCCTGTTATACCagtcctgcagctctcctgccaaCTGGGGTAAGTCCCATACAGGGCTCATGTATTCCAGTTAAATGTACAGGAGTGGCAAAACGAGAGACAGTGCTTGCATGAACCGTGTCGGGCAGGTTGGGAATCCGGAACTCcaggcagagaaaagctgaCGAGTGAGCCAGTTTCACCTCCTGTGATCCCCTTTGTAATCCAAGCTCCATCCAGCACCAGTCCCTCGAATGCAGCCCCCGGCTTAAGCGTGGCTGGATGTGCCCGCATTTGTCTGCAGAGGACTCGGTAGATAACCGCTGTCCGCGAACGCGTCCCTCTGCCTTAGTGCAATTATGGGCTGGCAGGGGTGTGAGGCATGTGGATTTACAACCTTCCAAAGGCCTTGTTTACAACCTTTAGCAATTACTGTCTAACACTAGAACTTCTTGTTTCTCATGgaaatgtcttttcctttttttttttttaaagcatttcctGCTTTTAATAAATTGCCTATAATAATGATAATTCCTCCACCTGAatcccacagctccccagctcTAATTGCCCTGCTGGGGTCTCAGAGGAGGGATGCTCACACTGTGTCTAGTCCCTGCTCTTTGAGACAGTTAACAAATAAAGATCTGCTGGTCCAGACCAAATCCTGCTCCCCTCCAGCATCCAGTTGAATGTGTTGTGCTGATACCTGTTCACTGGCACCGCATCCCTGCTGGACgggtgcagagctgcagagcaaggGCGGGGAGAAATCACTGATACTCACTGCAGCATGTCAAATGTAGCTGGAAATGCCAAATGCCTCTGAGTTTTGGAGTCTCAGTGGCAACACTGGAGAGGGGCTGATTTCTGCAGGAAGTCTGAAAGTGAGACTTCTAAAATCAGAATTCATGCTGGGAGATATATTTGCCTAAGCTCCAAGTTTAGTACACAGGCAGCATTTTTCAAACGTGTCTTTGGAGCTGAGACCCCATTTTCACAAGGATCATGATTTACACCCAGACTGTCCAAGTGGCTCAGGATCCTTAGCATACCAAGAAGCATCTCAGGAGCTCACCAAAAGCACTCACGTGTTTGACTTCCCTGCAGCATACTGCTGGACACCAGTCGGTGTGTCCAGATGCATAAATATCTTTCTTGGGACCCAAAGTCCTCCAATTCCCATAAAACATTGACTCTGGGTTGCTGTGTGACAAAGGCTTCTAAATTGTGAGCTGCTCCTGGGAACCTTACCCCGGTGCCTAGTTCCGGACTGAGGTCCCTACTAGCTGCAGCCATCCTCCGTGCCTCCGCACTATGCCGGCATTGAGCCACAGGCTTGTCGGGATGAATTTCCATGTAGCAGGACTCAGACACAGGTTCCCTCCAGGACAGGAAAACTTGTCCAACACACGTCTCCGCGCAGGTGCAAAATAGACCGATGCTGAGCCATAGAGCGATGAGGGCAGAGCAAACCCCGCAGGATTTTTTCTGGTATTAAACTAGCCCTTGTTCCTCCCTGATCTGAACATGGGGCACCTTCTTCCCAGCCAAGAAAGGGCTTCTTTTGTCCCTGTGCTGATCTCCTTCTTGCCAGGTTCACTTTTACCAACCCGAGGAGCTCAGCCAAGTGCCTGTGCAGCGGAGGAGCGGAGGGTACCACTCCTGCAGTTTCTGGCTTAAGATGTGATTCCTGtttagggaagcagcagagatcGAGACATGCCTTGCACCAGGGCTGGTGTGTGGTCTTCTCTCcaagcaaagggagaaaaaagagcagTCCTTCACGAAAATGCTGCTGTCTGAGCATCTGACAGCATCCCCCAAAGCTACGCCATGCTCAGGGCCAGACCTGGTAACCAAAAGCAGGCAGGATAATCACCAAATGGGCATCACCCCTCAGTCCTTGCACACTGGCTGGCATTGCCTGGCTCTCAGccttgcagcagcactgggggagCCTTCTCTGTGCTTCGGGCTCCCTCACACAGCCATGTCCCTTGCAATGTGCCCTAACAAGGGGACTACAGAAATCAGACCAGGCTGAGATCTCCTGCAGGCCCTGCCAGCTGGCAGCATGCTGCAGACCCAGCCTGGGCTCAGGGCACCGTCTCAGATGCGATCTCAACTGCCCTGgtctctctcccttctctcctccattCATTTGGTACCCACGTTCAGATTGCTTCCTCCCTGCGGCAGGCTTTATGGGCCTtatctctctgctctgcccgGAGACAGTTATCTCAATATCGACTTCAGCATTGGCTTGCCAGAGTTTTAGACGAGCTGGGAATCCAGCCAGCTCCTACCCGAGGCTCCTGCACCACTAAACCAACGGGGCTTCCTAATGGAGCATCCTCTGCAATGTCTTCTTCCCAACGCTGCCCGGAGCTCAGGTCAGGTAGCTTTGTGCCAGCGGCAGCAACGTGCTGCTGAGAATtgctctgtgccagctgcaCTCACTCTCAGCCCTGCTTGGATTGGATgcttttcattagaaataagCACTGGGGGTATGAGCAGAGAATGTAAACAATATCAGTAAGTCCCTAATAATACTTTGTGGCTCGTGATCATACTGCAGTTCAGCAACAAAGTGCCATCTATTTATAGTGACTCAGTGACCCAGAAATTTATTGTCTTCTGGCTGTTTGTAGGAGAAAAGTATTGTGCTACATGAGGGTCATCCGTCAGGGACCTGTCATTCtaccctcctttctttcctgaaatgaCTGATGAGGATGCTGGTAACGACTTCTGGATCCTCAGCAGTTTCTggcaaagcagcaggagctctgaCACTGCTGCATATCCAGAGCTCCCGGACACTTCATCGATCAATGCGGATAAGCCCGACTGCAGGTGCAAATTACCCAGATACGCCCAGAGAAGCACTCACTTTAGAGCGTGTCAGAGCCGTGCTGTACGCCCTGGCTCCCTGCACGGCCCTGTGGCGGCGCGGACGCCTCCCGTGCTCACCTGCCCGGCAGCTCCTGTGCAGAAGGGCAGCTCCTCGCCGTGCACGCTGCATGCTGTTCCTGCCCCAAAGCACCGGCGTGACACTGCGatggcagggcaggcagcctcAGCTTTGGTGCGCAGGGCTGGCTATTAGGAACTTGCTATACAGGTCTGGATAGCCTCTGAGATACTCGCTTCTGTCTTTGGCCCCGTGGGCTTTTCTGTTAGCTAAAGCTGGTTTGTAGGCCTTTAAGTGTATGAGTGCGCTCCAACGAGGCTTTTAGAAATAtcctttccctgcagaaaaTCACAGGATCGGAGAAgcatggaatggtttgggttggaagggacttcaaagcccaccccatcccacccctgccatgggcacgacctccccaccagcccaggctgcccccagccccatccactgcacccacagctcctcggggcatCCTGCaccagggcctcaccgccctcagagggaagaatttcttccttctatctgatctaaatctcccctcttttcatttcaagccaccccccccttgtcctatccctacaccccctgacacagagtccctccccgtctctcctgcagcccctttaggcactggcaggccgctgtgaggtctccccggagccttctctcTCCGAAcgcccccagctcccagcctgtctttgtagcagggctgctcctgcctctgggTGTTATTGaggtcctcctctggacccagGCTGCTATTGCCCCCTTGCCATGCTCACAGGGCAGGTAGAGCTCTGCAAaccagctcctgctgtcccAGTCCACATCAGAGGCTCGTTCTCACCCTGCTGTGGATGGAGAAGCAGACAGGTTCTCTGCAGGTCTCTCCCTTCCTTTTAGGCTGCACAGTGTGCGTCGCACAGACCCTGGGGCCTTTCCCATGATCCTGTTAATGCACCAGGATTAGAGCCATGTCACTGATCCCAGTCTTGCTTTGCTCCTAGTGAAAGAAGCAAATGCCAGCATAGGATTGGCTCAGGCACCTGGAGCAATAACTCACACTCATTAGGAAGTGGGACAGGGCTGTGAGCTCGCACAGTCGTTTTGCAGGGCTGAGTAGCTCTTGCAGGTCAGTTCACGCCTTGGCTCCAGCACCAATCTCTTGTCTCCCGTCCAGGGCAGGCGGAGTGAGGCGCTGCCTCCCGGCCAGAGTGAGCCAGGTACAAGCAgaagctgtgctggggggctAAGGGTGAGCAGAGACTCTGGAAAAACTTCCTGGTGCTCGCACTGGGAGCAAATCCCTTCCAGCCAGATTAGAGATGGAGCTTGCCACATCTTAAAGGGCTgataaaacacagcatttgcaAAATCAGGGCTAGGATCCGATGAGTGATGAAGACCCTGTGTCACCCCCGAGCTGCGGTTTTCTAGCGGTTCTCCCCTAAGCTCTGAGCTTGGCTGCTCCTTGAGGAACCACTGCAACCTCCACAACTCTGCTGGCACAGATCCCCTGGTTATCACTCCCTTCTGATATCTGATCTTGCACTTCTGATACGGAGTTAATGAAGCGATAATGTTGCTATCATGTAATTAATGGCACTGTTGCAATGCCCACTGCAGCAGGGATTCAGACCTCCCTATATGCAATCTCAAATTCCTGCATTTCCTCACTTTGTCGTGCATGCTGGCACTTGCACTGTTGCCTCTTCTGCAAGCATTTGCTCTCTTTTTGCCATCCCCACTTGTTTTCCAAAAGCCTCTTTaaccatttcacagaaaaaaaaaaaaaaatgaagtgtttgcaACAGTTTTTACTTTAATATGCGGTTTGGTTTCTTGATCATTTCCGAAATGTTTGACCTCAAGTGTGCAAGTGGGATCAACACTTCCCTTCTCATAGCTGGAAAGAACACAGGCCTGGATTTGGCTCTAAGCACCTGTAGAAAACCAATACATTTGGCCTGAGAATTGCTATTAATAGGCGCATCAACTCGTTTTGTGAAAACCGCAGTGAAATTCAAGATTAATCTCTGTGTGTTAAAGGGAATAGAGGCCTTACATTAAGTGTGAAATGTGCTTCCCCCTGGAACACGAGAGGGTGTGTTTCATACATATGACAACATCCCTGTGATTTGCAGCCCTCTTACCGTAAACTCAGATCCCACGGGACACAACAAGCCAAGCTTCGATTTTGCAATTTACCTGGAGCACGCCGGGGCTGCTGAGGGGTGAGACTCCAGCTGTGGGGTCAGATTTCAGGCCTGGGGTCTGGGACGGCGTCTGGCtggaagatgaaaggaaaaggactgGCAGGGTGAGATAAAAGTCATCCTGGTGGCTGGCCAAATGGCACTACAGCAGatggctctgccctgctcttccAAAGCCCCACAAAGCTGCCTGCAGGTAAAACGTGGTACCAGAGCCCCAACCTTCCATGAGCAGTAAAGGTTTCCCCTGGGGAGCCCGAAATTCCCTGTGATATCCCCTTTACTGGGTTTGCACAATCAAGCGAAAGTGCCAAGCTAAGAACCCACAGAGGTAAGGGAACTTTCAAACTTCTTTCCCTCATTGCTGCAGGGTGGAGAGTGCCTGATCCAGCTGATGGGTCCAGGCTTTGTgcgctccctgctcctccccagctcccacatTTTCCCCATCAGCGTCTGCTGTTCCCTGAAGCATTGGCACTgtcagcagcaggctgagcccCAGCACCATCCCCTCTGCCCCAGACAGACCGAAGCCTGTCAACGAAGCAGTTTTTCAGAGGTAGCAAACAGGGACGAATAATCCTGCTGCGTTCATTTGCAAAGTATGTTCAAAGGAGGTTTATGACTTCACGTAATTACTGGTGTCCGGagtcccttcccctccaggccAGATGACTTTGCACCTGCCACCAGAGGGTGGCACCCAGGTCCAGCTCCCACCTCTGATCTCCTGCTGGTCCTGCGCCCACGCCCAGCGCATGATGGTTTCGCTGGCTGTGGCTGGCAGCGTGGCCCAGCTCCACGTGCCCACCAGCCCCTCGCAGCGGGGTGGCTGCTGGCCAaggggggcagcagccagctAGGGAGCTTCTGGCACACCCGTGCCACAGGAGATGGCTTCAAACAGCAGAGCCATGGCTTGAATACACTGGGCAGCCAAAGCTGAACCATCATCGGAAAGGGGCACAGCAGCTTCCCCTGGGCTTGCTGTCCTCAGAGGTACTTGCACAGAGGGCACAGCCCTCTGCAGCCACCTGTCGCAGCAATAGCTGCCCTTCCAGTTCCAGCCTTGCTTCTCGAGAAACGCCTCTGCCCTACTCCTGTGCCAAGAGCAATACCTGCCTCCACGCGATGCTTTCCACAAGAGATCAGTATCCTCTCCGCATGGGGAGATACGGAGGCACAAGGTGGGATGGGACTTGCCCAAGATCATGCAATAAGCTGAATGTGCCTCTTGTTTTCCAGATCAGCAATGTAAGCTTCTTTGTCCTTTCGGCTGCCCTGCTCTACCTGAACAGGCAGTACTGCCAGCAGCGCGCTGTGCCCATGTACTTTGTCTCTGGTCTGCTCCTCTGCGTAGGTGAGTGCCGACATCATGAGATCAGGCAGGTGGCCAGAGTATCTGGCCATTTATCCATGATACCTTTAGCTTTGGAGACTGGTTTTTAGCGGCCAAAGCACAGGAACGAGCTGGGGTGGGAAACTGGACAGCCATTTCCGTGTGAAGCCCTGCAGCTCATGGCTCCCAATGGCTGTGGGCGCACAGCTTCCAGCCTGGTAAAACCCTGCGGTGCTCTGTGAACAGACTCATTCAGGCCTCCATCCATGCCGAGGTCCATGCCCTGCCCTTCAGGAATGGCGTGTCTTTAGGAATTGTCCCCAAGTACTTCCCAGGCCAGGTGGGCTTCTGCTAGCACAGAGTTTTGCTGACACAAGCTGTCCTTGCTCCTTACAGGTGTCTTCTCCATGTACTTCCACATGACTCTGAGCTATGTGGGACAGCTCTTGGACGAGCTCTCCATCCTTTGGACGCTGGCTGTGGCATATTCCTTCTGGTACCCAAAGGTTTACTTCCCCAGGTGCATTAAGAGCAGGTACGACTCATTGGGACACAGCTGCTGTCTTCACGAAGCTGTGCAGGAGACTTTGCACGAACGGTTTCAAAAGACAGAGATTTGGGCAAGCTGCTCCTTGCAGGTGGTGTGGCTGGAGTGGGCAAGCCTGGGGATGGCTCTGTTAGGAACATGGGGACTGCTCCTGTTTGTGTAAATTTCTGGAGGGGAGCACAGAACCATCTGGGGACATGCAGGACCTGGGGGCTTTATACCAACTACGAAATTAGTGTTCCTGAGCACTGACATTCAATTACCCACGCTGACTAACTGTCACAGCATCCCCTGCCATCCACAGAGAGCTTTCCCTGAAGGTTAATGGGGTTTCCCACAGGCCAAGCTGGTACAAGATAACACTCCACGTTTGCAGCAGGGCTAGGGCAGCTCAGCAGGATGGATGGGGAGACCGGGCGAGCACAGATCGACAGAAAGAGGAGCTCAGCAGGGGTTTGCTAGGAGGATGCTCCCATCCTGGCAGTCTTGCTGGAGCCTTCTGAGCTAGCCCAGAAGCCTTGCAAAAGCCTGCTCCGAGTCTGCTCCTCCCATGCCAACGAGGAGGTCACCAGGAGTTCACTGTGGAGATatggctgggggaggcagggagaggggaagggactTGGGAAGGGATTTGCATGTGAAAGGCCTCTCCGAGCCCCATTGTTGTTTAGTCAGCCCGAATCTGCATGTTTGCACTGCCGAAGCCCCGCTTTGCAACCCTTCCCTGTGCAAAGCTCCATGCCTCTGCCTCCACGCCTGTCCCTGGCATCGCCACAACAGGGCACGAGTCGCCTCCTGGGCAgtgttcccagctctgccctggaCTAACCGGGGGACCTTTGGCAGAgcccttttctgctcttttcttgaGAAAGAGGGAGCAGATACCCCAGCCTTCCTGCCAAGCCATGTGCAAACAGATTGGAGGTGCTGGGTAGTGGCTTCCTCTTTCAGGCAACGACCAGGACCTCTCCAATCCTTCACCTGCTGTACTGCGAACCCTGGGGACACTGAAACTCACTCCCAACTCTGTCTACTGTCTCCCCTTTAGGAAGCATTTCTTCTGGTTGAGTGGTGTCACCACTGTGGTCAGTACCTTGATGTCCTTCATCAAACCAGCCTTCAACGCCTATGCACTCAACTGCATCGCCTTCCACCTGCTGTACCTGACATGGTGTGAGCTGAAAAAGTaaggaggaggctgagaggttCATCTGCAGGTCCGCTGCACGCTCCTGGCAGGCTGCCACATGGCAGGGACTCCGCACAGCTCAGTGCACAACAGTGAATGGAGTCCAAGGGTTCTTCAGGCACATGTTGGACTATCAGCTCTACAAAGGATGAGGGCAGCCTGGGAGGGACCTGGGAAgaggcacaggcagggctgtgggcagTGGGATACAAGAAGGATGTCTGACCCAGGTGCCATGCAGCATGGGGCAGTCGATGGGACAAGTGCATCTTCTCCTCAGCTGCCATCTGCAGCTCGTTCCCCTTTAGCCTGGGACTTGGGAACCAGTGTGGGGTTGGGGGGAACCCATCAGGACCCATGGAGAAAGGCAAAGGTGCATCAGCATCTCTGAGCATCATCCTCACCCACAGAAAGTCAGAAACCCTCTCTCCAGAGCCACACTTCACCAGTTCTTGTGGTCTGATGAATAGTCTCCAGCAGAAACCCACTGAGTTCTGCCCTGTTGCATTAGTACCTGCAGCAAGAACTTACCGTCCCTCTTTCACTCACTTTCCTTCCGGCACTCACTTTCActcactttcctttccttctccctctcctctcacTGTGTCTTCCAGGTGCAATGACAAACGGGTTCACCGGATGGCTGCAGCCATGGTCGTGTGGTGGGCACTAGCCATCACCAGCTGGTTAAGTGACAGGTGGCTTTGCTGGCTCTGGCAGGCGATCAGCTTCCCCTACTTCCACAGCTTCTGGTAAGAGCTCCAGTGGAGAGGCAGGAAGCCTGGCTCAGACATTTCAGGAGCTGAAGGGGCACGGAGGAtgaggaagggcaggagggatGCGATACTTGACTAAGAAGCAGCTGTATCTCTGCCCAgccctctcccctttcctctgtCACCATCGATGCTGCTCCTCACCCTGGCCTCAGCCCAAGGATTTGCTTTAATCACTGCTTAATATCCCTTACCTCCTCCGCACCAGCCAAACGGTGTTTTGCAAGTGAAATTGTTCTAAAACTACTCCAGCTAAGCTTCTTGCTTTCAAAACACTGCATCTGCTCCCAGGTAGCAACATCAAGTGCAACGTTCTTTACTTTAATATCCAAACTGAAAGACAGTGATTTGCTTGAGCAAGATGTTTCAGCGCCTGACCAAGTGTTGCTGTAAGTGCCATGCCCAGCGTGCATTCTCAGATTCATTCTCACAGATCACTGGGATGACTGGGCTGGATACCCAGACCGAGCTAAGCTAGGCAAGGTGAAATGGGTGGTTTGGTCTGGGGTTTAAGTCCCATGTGTCACACCATCTTCTCTGTGCAGGGAattgccccagccccagcccacagAGCTCCTCTGGGATTTCCCCATAGGCACGAGCCCTGCAGGACCCGCATTCCCTGCAGCTCTAATGTGCATCATGGGTCTGGAACCTTTGCCGGCTGTTGCCATACCCCCTGGCTGTAGCCTCACAGTGACAGTACCAGCCACACACAGTCGCAAGGTGCATGAGGGGCAGGCTGAGTTACCCTGTCCCACACATGTCTTTTTGGGTTTCTTGCCAGGCACGTGCTGATAGCTGTGTCCCTCCTCTACTGCTTCCCGCTGGTCATCTACTTTGACGTCAACTACGAGATGCCAACATTCAAACCAAAGCTGGGATATTGGCCCAGTGACTCCTGGCCTGTTGTGGTGCCTTACGTTGCCCTGGAGGAGCCCCACAAGCAGTGCTAGAGCCGGCTGCCCTCAGGTGTCCCTCGGGCACGGGGTGCGTGATGTACACACGTGCGTCTGCATGAGGAACACCTCGGCTGTGTGCCTGTTCCTCGGACAAGGGCAAGGTGGCTAGTggatggggcagggagcagctgaggcc of Cygnus atratus isolate AKBS03 ecotype Queensland, Australia chromosome 26, CAtr_DNAZoo_HiC_assembly, whole genome shotgun sequence contains these proteins:
- the ACER1 gene encoding alkaline ceramidase 1; its protein translation is MPSIFSYQSAEVDWCEGNFEHSTVIAEYYNTISNVSFFVLSAALLYLNRQYCQQRAVPMYFVSGLLLCVGVFSMYFHMTLSYVGQLLDELSILWTLAVAYSFWYPKVYFPRCIKSRKHFFWLSGVTTVVSTLMSFIKPAFNAYALNCIAFHLLYLTWCELKKCNDKRVHRMAAAMVVWWALAITSWLSDRWLCWLWQAISFPYFHSFWHVLIAVSLLYCFPLVIYFDVNYEMPTFKPKLGYWPSDSWPVVVPYVALEEPHKQC